The stretch of DNA GAGTTTTAACATTACTGGTCTATTGTTGAAaggaaatacaacaacaaaagtaaaacaacttCTGATGTTGGGAGAAACCAGcaagaaaaaggaataaaatcacTTGTCGTTTCATCTGCAAAGCAAAGACAAATACAAGCCACATAAAAAGAAGAcagtataaattttaaatttcaccGTATATGTATTACAAATTGGTAGCATCCCAAAACAacacattctaattgtaaaacagatagatattttaatcttttatactttttgttatttaataaattaaacaagactaataacttaaattatatatcgaGGTTTGTTTTTAGTAATGGAGTGTCGGTTGGGGTTGGTTAtggataaattattatttatgttatgGATTGTTCAAATctccttgtgatgatgatgtcaaATATCGACAATTAACCGatcttttcatcagaattgaatgattttaggtttttaaaaattgatttgttgaATTTAGTATTAGACATATCTCTTAAGGATAATATATGTACCAAGTGAAATTTACGAGAACAGgaggtttctatttttttcacttAAGCTTGTGGGTTCTCttttgaagagagaaaaagactttttcaataatttaatatataaggtttaattgtaaaataaataagtgaaaACGTGAAATCGCTTTAAATTATTGCATGACCAATTAATGCTCACATGGTTTCtgtaagaaaatttaaaaggaACAGTACAATAATAATtggtgtcaaaaaaaaaaaaaaaaaattaatatacgtTTTCAACTTACTTCTCTTAATAATGATTTTAACAAAAGTCTTCTCTTCCCCAAACCTAACCCGGAAACCCATTTCATCACTCACAAGTCACACCTCACTATTTCGTCTGAGAGCCCTTGCTTGCATTACAAGTTACTGAGAGCAGAGATGGAGTCTTTATTGGTTTTGGTTAGGATCACATGGTCACCGACGGTGCTTCGACCTGGAAAATTTCAGAACTTGGTCAAAGGTTTGCTATGATCGGGATTTCGAATTGTATTAAGAAGTATTAACAAATCGATTACACATAAAGATACGACTCTGCTTTTTGAACTCAGAAGCATTTATAAATCAGAAGAGAGGGACGGCGAAAAGATGGAACGTGAAGGAATACCGATTTACAAGATGTTAGCTTCttacatatatgcatataacGTAAGTAGAATGGAAAAGTTTTTGAACAAGTTGGAGGAGAAAAGACCAAAGGGGTTTGGTTTAGCCATGTTGCGTAAGTCAGAGCCATTATTGGTTAATGATGAGTATTACGACATCCTCGGACCAGAAGTCTATTGGTATCTCATGTTAATTTATAGGCGTATAGGAGAAAAGGAAGACCTTCGCCGTTTGTGGAACTTAGCTAAGGATAGGAAAGTGCTTGATACAATCGGTCAATATAGTCGCAGGATTGAGGTCTTTTGGTTTAACGATGATATCGAAGGGGTTCACGAGGTTCTTGAAGAGTGGTATTCCGGGGAGCATCATCGTATTTTGGAaatcaagacaaaagatatTCTGGAATTTGATCACTACAGAAAACTCGCGATACAAGACACCAAGTCAAAAGTGAACGACATGCTTGAAGATCataaggaagaggaggagaggaAGAAAACGGGGATGGAAGTGAGGCAAAACGGATGGGATCCAAATAAGAATCTTGCTTTGTCTGCATACGCATGTGTTCAATATGTGGAGGGTCGGACAGACATTGAGAGTGCAGTTGATGTTTTAAGATTATTGGGGAAGCGTGAGCCGCAAGATGCTATCAAGCCTATCATGGATAAAGATCAGTTGGGTAGGAAAATGGTGGAGGCGATGAGAGGAGGAGGATATGTTGGTGAAGTTTGAACAAGAGTGATGATAACAGATTAGCATTAACTAAGCACTCTACGTACTAGAAACATATACCAAAAAGAATATCTTCAATATCTTTCTGGATCTTAGGAGATTTCATCTGATTATTTCCAGGAGCATTATCTAAAATAACTTGACTCACAACTTCATTCTGATCAGCAGTGTACTTCAAGAGTTCCACAAAGTTTCCTCTATTAGCAGATTTTTTCAATTCATCGTGACCACGAAAAGCTAACCCTTGTTACAATAAGTATCTTGAAGCATCAACAGAAGCATTCAacccttatttttttgtaatatcatcttgtttagcatgcATGCTCAATAGACTGACCTTGTTTCATCAAGTTTTCACACTTCATAATTGCACTGTTGTGAAAACTATCAACACCTTCCACATGTTCTGAAAAACTCTTGAAATTATTCCACCTACAGAATTTATCTGTGATAAGTAACAACAcaagctttttttttcatattgtaCTCTTACCAATTTTTGTATTGATCAAACCAAGCTGGGATAAACCACCTCAATGTTTTTcctatcaatatttgtttaaaagtaTGTCCACGAGGTTGACAAGGACCTCGAATCAAGTATTTTTGAACTACCTCATCTCTTTGATTCGGATGATAATctgctattatttttttatcaacaagaTCCCAAAGTAAATCAATATCATCTGATTCACTACAAAGTGGAGATGGTGGTTCACTGCGACGTGTAGATGGTGGTTCATTGCTAGGTGTAGATGGTTCTTTTCTTACATAGTAGATTTTTAAAGTATTCATTGTTTTGTGTGAAAggaattacaaaaataattgtcaacataaaataaaatcatatattggaatttttatttctaaatataactttaaaagaataataatttgattataaaataaaatctagtTTTGCATCTAATTAACTTACTTGGTTTTGAAGAATCTGTTGTAGTGAAGGCGTGAAACAGAGAAATTGAAAACACACCAAAACGACGATcggttgctttttttttttttttggctttgtcgACTTAAAAAGGATGCAACACGTTGCTTCTTTATTTAATAAGAAGAACAGAATAAATTGTTaggttaaaaaaatgaaagaattactcaaatgttatccaaaagttggtttattactcatatctataaatcttttgaaaattactcaaatgtttagtgccTTAGaggtaattacaatttaccccttggattttgtttttcgattttgaataaaaaaataaaataaaaatacacatcagcaaattaaaatacacatcattttcgattttccatatcactaaacaatttttttcagaatctaacaattgttttttctttttatctcccacatctaaaagaaaaaacacaaaactcacTATTAACCTAATTTCTATATCTCTCCACTCCCGACATTCCCCACTCATCTTGTTCCAgcccaaaaaagagagagagagatttaataGAAGATGTTGTCTGATTCAGATCTGGGTCTACACCAACAAGTGCGAGAAACCCATATTCGACTTGGTCTAGTCATGgtcggaaaaaaaaactttagtctGCAAAACCAAATCGAGACCTCTGCTcctgaaaaccctagatctataTCTCTGCTTGTCTTGTTTCTTAGTAAGTCTTCCTCTTAGAAAACCCTatataaatctctctcttttcatatCTATGGCGGATTTGGATAAATGAGGAGGAGTAATCGCCGACATTAGACACGACGGCGGTGGCGGCGGAGGAGAGGTtgaagagagggagaagctaACAGAACTTGAAGGAATCTCTGTGTTGGATTTTGATCTGCTTTGCTCGACGGTTACCCTTCAGACTCAGGGGAAGTGGAGGAAACTCGAGAGGTCGGTGGGTGACCATGTAATGGAGGATAATTACGACGGCGGCGTTTTGTGGCTTTGCGATGGAGGTACAAAATTTTATGATGAAATATCTGTTTTGTTGAAGATTTGGCTTAGTGGGATCCTATTGTCGAGATCTGTCTCTGCCACAACCATGGTTTCAAccatcatttttttatcttgaatTTTGAATAGGGAAACAGTGTTTTGGTTCTTGTCTTAAGAATTGTATACTTGTGTTGTTGTCTTGAGTTAGAACTgatcccttttgtttttttttgttcttcaggaAAATCCCAAGAGATTTGACTGAGGCATCTCTCTCTGGTGCTGGATTATCCGTGATTTAGAACTGatcccttttgttttttatgtgtgAAGACTAACACATGATTCTGGCTGATGGTTTAATTTGCAGGAGCTGAGTAGTTATTTAACATCCATTACAGTTCATGAACAAGCTGTGAGTATGATTTGTTACTAACCATTTACCCTAATAGTATTTAAGTAACCTCCATTACAGTTCCTCGATTGCTTCTTAACAGGTCCTTGTTAAACTTTGTGTGGCTTATATGACATGACACTGCGTTTTTGTTGTGCAGCAGCGGTGAGGATTATCGGTTGATCAAAACCCCTTGaaatctgttttatttttctaagaaCTCTCACATGTGTCATTTTGTTAGCAGTATTATCATGTAAGCAACAATTTCTCAGTCAAGAAATCTTTATTAGTTTTAACATAAACATAGAGACTCTTGACATATCACTTTGCTATAGACTATTAatgcttctttgtttttcatgtgtttttgtaGTTGAGTCTGAGCAAGATACAAGTATGCGGTGTGTTTGTACTCTCTGTTACTCACTTTACTTTATAGttttcaatataattaattatgatttatttgtttatataaattactTTGACTGCAAATCTTGGTGTTGTCACAGTTTAACTCTATATTTGACCGCAAATGTGTGATGTCAAAGGTTCACACGTATGAATGTATTTTGGGACCAACCAAAGAGGTTAGTATTAACATTGAAGTGTTAGTTTGTTGCAGGCTGAAACTgattctgttgatgatttttttcttggtaaagAGTATTTGAGATCTTCTTTATAAAGAGGTTAGCTTTCGGTTTATGTATCTTCTAATTTTTGACTTGTTAAGTCTCTTTGTTGGGAAAATTCAAGAGTGAGGAACACAAGAAGACAAGTCTTGAGTAAGAATGGTTGTACTAAAGCTGGAGACTTGACGAGGACTTCAAGAAGGCCAAGGAGAAGAGTTACTTTCAAGAAGAAAGTAGGAGTTCCAAGATTCTACTTGACGCCATTAAACAGTCATATGGCCAGCAAATCCGGTAAAAGTAGGCTGATGAATTAGTCTGATTCCTGATCTTTGATTGTTCGGTTCATGATGGACTATATATTGAAGCTGTGTTGTAATTAGCAATTACCCTGTGTGTTACTTATTATCCCATTGTTCTATAGATATATGAACTAAAACCATATCCCATTGTTCcaagtttttatcttttcaaagttatggctgatttacaTTTAagttacgactgagttatatacttcacacggctgagttatgaattacggagttatgagatattagtatgtatttttctttctttttcctggGTCTTTCGTTCTGTcaaatttctaataaattatttaatcgATAAATCACTAATTTTGTGTCTGCTTAGATCCACAAGtaataaatacataaagttaggttttctcacaatatattattcaaattaattaaaaaaattgaattcgaATTa from Camelina sativa cultivar DH55 chromosome 9, Cs, whole genome shotgun sequence encodes:
- the LOC104715503 gene encoding pentatricopeptide repeat-containing protein At2g20710, mitochondrial-like, which produces MEREGIPIYKMLASYIYAYNVSRMEKFLNKLEEKRPKGFGLAMLRKSEPLLVNDEYYDILGPEVYWYLMLIYRRIGEKEDLRRLWNLAKDRKVLDTIGQYSRRIEVFWFNDDIEGVHEVLEEWYSGEHHRILEIKTKDILEFDHYRKLAIQDTKSKVNDMLEDHKEEEERKKTGMEVRQNGWDPNKNLALSAYACVQYVEGRTDIESAVDVLRLLGKREPQDAIKPIMDKDQLGRKMVEAMRGGGYVGEV